From a region of the Tachysurus fulvidraco isolate hzauxx_2018 chromosome 5, HZAU_PFXX_2.0, whole genome shotgun sequence genome:
- the zgc:103559 gene encoding allantoinase, mitochondrial isoform X2: MPGLVDCHVHVNEPGRTSWEGYRTATRAAAAGGVTTIVDMPLNSIPPTTSLVNFHEKLQAATGQCFVDTAYWGGVVPGNQLELRPMVQAGVAGFKCFLIHSGVEEFPHVSEKDLHAAMKQLQGTKSVLLFHAEQEVHPPAAEEGDPCEYSTFLRSRPDVMELEAIQTVTQLCLQYQVRCHIVHLSSAEPLGLIRAARQAGAPLTVETTHHYLTLNSENIPSGATQFKCCPPIRNRANQEQLWCALRAGDIDMVVSDHSPCTPELKRLDSGDFTQAWGGISSLQFGLPLFWTSAHKRGFAFPDVVKLLCKEPARLCRLDNQKGSLMPGYDADLVIWDPEKEFTVKEENIHFKNKLTPYRGLTLCGEVKGTIVRGKLVYFNGSFSPQPLGQNLLINQTLKASL; the protein is encoded by the exons ATGCCAGGTTTAGTGGACTGTCATGTTCATGTCAATGAACCTGGTCGTACTTCTTGGGAAGGCTACAGGACTGCAACacgagcagcagcagcaggagggGTGACTACTATTGTAGACATGCCCct CAATAGCATACCACCAACAACAAGTCTTGTGAACTTTCATGAAAAGTTGCAAGCTGCTACTGGGCAGTGTTTTGTGGACACAGCATACTGGGGTGGCGTTGTCCCTGGAAACCAA TTGGAGCTGAGGCCCATGGTACAGGCCGGAGTGGCTGGATTCAAGTGCTTTCTCATCCACAGTGGAGTTGAGGAATTTCCTCATGTTAGCGAGAAGGACCTGCATGCTGCAATGAAGCAACTCCAGGGCACAAAAAGTGTTTTACTG TTTCACGCAGAACAGGAGGTCCATCCACCCGCAGCAGAGGAGGGGG ATCCATGTGAATACTCAACGTTTCTGAGGTCCAGACCAGATGTCATGGAGCTGGAGGCCATTCAGACTGTAACACAACTCTGCCTTCAGTACCA AGTGAGATGCCACATTGTTCACCTGTCATCAGCCGAGCCTCTGGGGCTGATCCGAGCAGCTCGACAGGCTGGAGCTCCATTAACAGTGGAGACAACACACCACTATCTCACCCTGAACTCAGAGAACATCCCATCAGGGGCCACACAGTTCAAGTGTTGTCCTCCTATTCGGAACAGAGCCAACCAG GAGCAACTGTGGTGTGCACTAAGAGCTGGTGATATTGACATGGTCGTATCTGATCACTCGCCTTGCACTCCTGAGCTGAAGCGGTTGGACAGTGGGGATTTCACCCAGGCATGGGGTGGCATTTCTTCTCTCCAGTTTG GTCTGCCTTTGTTTTGGACCTCAGCTCATAAGAGAGGTTTTGCTTTTCCTGATGTTGTAAAACTCCTGTGCAAAGAACCTGCACGTCTTTGTCGCCTTGACAACCAAAAAGGCAGCCTCATGCCAGGTTATGATGCAGATTTAGTCATCTGGGATCCAGAGAAGGAATTTACA GTAAAAGAggaaaacatacattttaaaaataaa CTGACTCCATATAGGGGCTTGACTTTATGTGGGGAAGTGAAGGGTACAATTGTTCGAGGAAAACTTGTGTACTTCAATGGCTCCTTTAGTCCTCAGCCACTAGGACAGAATTTACTCATAAATCAGACACTAAAGGCTTCCCTGTGA